In one Echinicola marina genomic region, the following are encoded:
- a CDS encoding glycoside hydrolase family 16 protein, producing MINRNRLAQLLCCPLVISLGACSNGESKESSEADNSGYPGYELVWQEEFDEDGKPNEAYWSYEKGLVRNHELQYYREENANVGNGFLVIEGKREEVKNERYEAGSDDWRKNQEYAHYSSASINTRGKKEFKFGLIEVRAKIDTALGMWPAIWTLGISKGWPANGEVDIMEYYRVNGQATILANAAWKKAGGRYAAEWDEQKIPFSQFLEKDPEWPNKFHVWKMDWSEDHIKLFLDDELLNEIDLKNTLNPDGYNPFHQPHYILLNLAIGGNGGDPSQTDFPKEYWVDYVRVYQKSSRH from the coding sequence ATGATTAATAGGAATCGCTTAGCCCAGTTGCTGTGCTGCCCATTGGTGATAAGTTTAGGCGCTTGTTCAAATGGTGAAAGCAAAGAAAGTTCAGAGGCTGATAATTCGGGATATCCCGGTTATGAATTGGTCTGGCAGGAGGAGTTTGATGAGGATGGCAAGCCCAATGAGGCTTATTGGTCTTATGAAAAGGGATTGGTAAGAAACCATGAATTACAGTATTATCGAGAAGAAAATGCCAATGTGGGCAATGGCTTTTTGGTCATTGAAGGAAAAAGAGAAGAGGTCAAGAATGAACGTTATGAGGCAGGTAGCGATGATTGGAGAAAGAACCAGGAATATGCGCATTACAGTTCTGCCAGTATCAATACCCGAGGAAAAAAGGAGTTCAAATTTGGCCTGATAGAGGTTCGGGCGAAGATTGATACTGCCCTGGGAATGTGGCCAGCTATCTGGACCTTGGGGATTTCCAAAGGCTGGCCGGCCAATGGCGAAGTGGATATCATGGAATACTACCGTGTCAATGGTCAGGCAACCATTTTGGCTAACGCTGCCTGGAAGAAGGCCGGTGGGCGATATGCTGCAGAATGGGATGAACAGAAAATTCCTTTCAGCCAGTTTTTAGAGAAGGATCCCGAATGGCCAAACAAATTTCATGTTTGGAAAATGGACTGGAGCGAGGATCATATCAAGTTATTCCTTGATGATGAACTATTAAATGAAATAGACTTAAAAAACACCCTCAACCCTGATGGTTATAACCCATTTCATCAGCCCCATTATATCTTGCTTAATCTGGCAATTGGTGGGAATGGGGGTGATCCCTCCCAAACTGATTTTCCAAAGGAATATTGGGTAGACTATGTCAGGGTTTATCAAAAATCAAGTAGGCATTAG
- a CDS encoding BNR repeat-containing protein, translated as MRITKCIFALGLMMGLLSACSGTKPLGSKIEQTEVGEGWANNSINAVIFRRNSITTYKQTQFIAYYDPDSHLVLGKRNLGSDEWEINKTAYTGNTADAHNTISIAVDGEGFLHVSWDHHNNPLRYARSKYPLSLELGEMESMTGESEKDVTYPEFHNLPNGDLLFFYRSGESGRGNLVMNRYDVQSKKWRQLHDNLIDGEDARNAYWQAYVDTNGTIHLSWVWRETWDVSTNHDLAYAKSVDGGMTWQKSTGEQYDLPINLEKAEYAWKIPQNSSLINQTAIYADDNGSPFIASYWNENGKTQYQIIFKQGQDWERISPDFRASTFQLGGGGTKRIPISRPQVLVDNKGSSSRLYLLFRDEERGNKVSMALTESLEDIKWEIVDLTKDSVGQWEPSYDIELWKEKQQLHLFVQKVEQKDGEGLAEGITSPVKILEVK; from the coding sequence ATGAGAATAACTAAATGTATTTTTGCCTTAGGGCTAATGATGGGGCTTTTGTCAGCCTGCTCTGGAACCAAGCCTTTAGGCTCAAAGATAGAACAAACTGAAGTAGGAGAGGGCTGGGCCAATAATTCCATCAATGCAGTTATTTTTCGTCGAAATTCTATCACGACTTATAAGCAAACCCAGTTTATTGCTTACTACGATCCCGACAGTCACTTAGTGCTGGGCAAGAGAAACTTGGGCAGCGATGAATGGGAAATAAACAAAACAGCCTATACCGGTAATACTGCAGATGCCCATAATACCATCAGCATTGCAGTGGATGGGGAAGGTTTTCTCCATGTAAGCTGGGACCATCATAATAACCCCTTGCGCTATGCCAGAAGCAAGTATCCTTTGAGCTTGGAATTAGGGGAAATGGAATCAATGACTGGAGAATCTGAAAAAGATGTAACCTATCCCGAATTTCATAATCTGCCTAACGGAGACCTATTATTTTTTTACCGTTCAGGAGAATCAGGCAGGGGTAACCTGGTGATGAACCGATATGATGTACAATCCAAAAAGTGGAGACAGCTCCACGATAATTTGATTGATGGGGAGGATGCGAGAAATGCATATTGGCAAGCTTATGTGGATACCAATGGCACCATTCACCTGTCTTGGGTATGGAGAGAAACATGGGATGTGTCCACCAATCATGATTTGGCCTATGCCAAATCTGTAGATGGCGGGATGACCTGGCAGAAGTCAACTGGTGAACAATATGACTTGCCTATCAACTTGGAAAAGGCAGAGTATGCCTGGAAAATCCCGCAAAATAGTAGCTTGATCAATCAAACAGCGATATATGCCGATGATAATGGCTCGCCATTTATTGCTTCCTATTGGAATGAAAACGGGAAAACACAGTACCAGATAATTTTCAAACAAGGGCAAGATTGGGAAAGAATCAGTCCTGACTTTAGGGCTTCTACCTTTCAGTTGGGAGGGGGAGGAACCAAGCGTATTCCTATTTCCCGCCCTCAGGTTTTGGTGGATAATAAGGGAAGTAGCAGCCGTCTTTACTTGCTTTTCAGAGATGAGGAAAGAGGAAATAAAGTGTCCATGGCTTTGACAGAATCATTGGAAGATATCAAATGGGAAATAGTGGATTTGACTAAAGACAGTGTTGGTCAATGGGAGCCTTCCTATGATATTGAATTGTGGAAAGAAAAGCAGCAACTTCATCTTTTTGTCCAGAAAGTAGAACAAAAGGATGGTGAAGGTTTGGCGGAAGGAATTACCAGTCCTGTGAAAATATTGGAAGTAAAGTGA
- a CDS encoding DUF5000 domain-containing lipoprotein — MKIFKKYKYLIALFLFVGIWACEVEEDHTPYSDADAVPSPVFETSVENLPGKAKITYSLPSNNDLLYVKAVYNRTNGKEAEVKASYFNNSLMVEGFADTLEHEVKLYAVNRAEMESAPVTVVIKPKKAPVWDVYESMDVKAAFGGIQIDALNPNREDVAILIMEKNEYGEWVADPNSIYTSTDTINYSLRGMDTLKHEFAFTVRDRWLNYTDTVYSEIYPLFETALPKSNYKGMNLPGDAPHHPSTSMAGMWDGEIMNWPAIYMTQSVISGPHTITFDTGKEAKMSRIVIWDYPEYYNGRTYYYLGNLKEFEVWGSNDPPADGSYDNWVKLGTYTATKPSGLPFGQQSDEDYRVAVEGHNWEFDIDVPKVRYLRIRSTKNWGGSSYMAIGEVQVYGDPR, encoded by the coding sequence ATGAAAATATTCAAAAAATATAAATACCTAATAGCCCTATTCCTTTTCGTAGGGATTTGGGCCTGCGAAGTGGAAGAGGATCATACTCCATATTCTGATGCTGATGCTGTCCCTTCCCCTGTATTTGAAACGTCCGTTGAGAATTTGCCAGGTAAAGCAAAGATCACTTATTCACTTCCTAGTAATAATGATTTACTTTATGTTAAGGCTGTTTATAATCGTACTAATGGTAAAGAAGCAGAGGTAAAGGCCTCCTATTTTAATAATTCATTAATGGTGGAGGGTTTTGCGGATACATTAGAACATGAGGTGAAACTATATGCTGTAAACCGAGCAGAAATGGAATCAGCACCTGTTACAGTGGTGATAAAGCCAAAGAAAGCCCCTGTTTGGGATGTATATGAATCCATGGATGTAAAGGCTGCTTTTGGAGGAATTCAGATAGATGCGCTAAACCCCAACAGGGAAGATGTGGCCATTTTGATTATGGAAAAGAATGAATACGGGGAGTGGGTAGCTGACCCAAACAGTATCTATACCTCAACCGATACCATTAATTATTCTCTAAGAGGGATGGATACATTAAAGCATGAATTTGCTTTTACAGTTAGGGACAGGTGGTTGAATTACACAGATACTGTTTATTCAGAAATCTATCCACTTTTTGAAACTGCTTTGCCCAAATCCAATTATAAGGGAATGAATTTGCCAGGGGACGCTCCTCACCATCCATCCACCTCTATGGCAGGAATGTGGGATGGAGAGATCATGAACTGGCCTGCAATCTATATGACCCAATCAGTGATTTCTGGTCCACATACCATCACTTTTGATACTGGAAAAGAAGCCAAGATGAGTCGGATAGTGATTTGGGATTACCCAGAGTATTATAATGGGAGAACCTATTATTATTTAGGAAATCTAAAGGAATTTGAAGTTTGGGGATCTAATGATCCACCAGCTGACGGGAGTTATGATAATTGGGTGAAACTCGGTACTTATACTGCTACTAAGCCTTCTGGATTGCCTTTTGGACAGCAAAGTGATGAAGATTATAGGGTAGCAGTAGAAGGACATAACTGGGAGTTTGACATTGATGTGCCCAAGGTTCGGTATTTGAGAATTCGGTCCACCAAAAACTGGGGAGGGAGTTCATATATGGCCATAGGTGAAGTTCAGGTTTATGGAGACCCTAGATGA
- a CDS encoding DUF2264 domain-containing protein produces the protein MKYNYCTIKSLAFFLLLGMFSTVVMANPKASEGEKSREYYIEVLTKIADPVLVNLSENTLKTNMPVEVTPDAYGGRDQVTYLEAFGRLISGMAPWLELGPDDTEEGKLREKYIQLTLKSIHNATDPDAPDFMNFNKGSQPVVDAAFFAQGLLRAPTQLWERLSPETQQNVIAALKSSREINPFYNNWLLFSATVEAALLKFEGEADEMRMSYAINKHKEWYVGDGVYGDGADFHFDYYNSFVIQPMLLDITKVLQEKKHGMGKNMEVFLKRAQRYAAIQERLISPEGTYPVVGRSMAYRFGAFQSLSQIALWQELPEKVKPSQVRAAFHAIIARHMEAKDMFDKDGWLTLGFYGHQPEVAEPYISTGSLYLCSEVFLVLGLDKDAPFWADPNEPWTQKRIWSGGDATRDHALY, from the coding sequence ATGAAGTACAATTATTGCACAATCAAGTCACTGGCCTTTTTTCTATTGCTTGGAATGTTCTCTACTGTAGTTATGGCAAATCCCAAAGCTTCAGAAGGGGAGAAATCCAGAGAATACTATATCGAGGTTTTGACCAAGATTGCAGATCCTGTTTTGGTTAATTTGAGTGAGAATACATTGAAAACCAATATGCCTGTGGAGGTGACACCAGATGCTTATGGTGGAAGGGACCAAGTCACTTACTTGGAGGCTTTTGGTCGTTTGATTTCTGGAATGGCTCCTTGGCTGGAACTTGGTCCGGATGATACAGAGGAAGGAAAGTTGAGGGAAAAGTATATTCAATTGACCTTAAAATCTATTCATAATGCCACTGACCCGGATGCTCCTGATTTTATGAACTTTAATAAGGGAAGTCAGCCAGTGGTGGATGCGGCATTTTTTGCGCAAGGACTATTAAGAGCCCCAACGCAACTTTGGGAGCGTTTGAGTCCAGAAACCCAACAAAATGTAATTGCTGCCCTTAAATCATCCAGGGAGATCAATCCATTTTATAATAATTGGTTGTTATTCTCTGCCACTGTTGAAGCGGCTTTGCTGAAATTTGAAGGGGAAGCTGACGAGATGAGAATGTCATATGCCATTAATAAACACAAAGAATGGTATGTGGGAGATGGGGTGTATGGAGATGGTGCTGATTTCCATTTTGATTATTATAACAGTTTTGTGATCCAGCCAATGCTACTTGATATCACCAAGGTATTGCAAGAGAAGAAGCATGGTATGGGGAAAAATATGGAAGTATTCCTGAAGCGAGCCCAGCGATATGCTGCTATTCAGGAACGCTTAATATCTCCAGAGGGAACCTATCCAGTAGTGGGCAGGTCTATGGCCTACCGTTTTGGTGCATTCCAAAGTTTGTCCCAGATCGCCCTTTGGCAAGAACTTCCAGAAAAGGTAAAGCCATCACAAGTAAGAGCAGCTTTTCATGCCATTATTGCCAGACATATGGAAGCCAAGGATATGTTTGATAAAGATGGCTGGTTGACTTTAGGATTTTATGGACATCAGCCAGAGGTGGCCGAGCCTTATATTTCAACAGGAAGCTTGTACCTGTGCTCCGAGGTCTTTTTAGTATTGGGATTAGATAAGGATGCGCCATTTTGGGCTGATCCAAATGAGCCTTGGACCCAAAAACGTATTTGGAGTGGGGGAGATGCTACTCGAGATCATGCATTATACTAA
- a CDS encoding RagB/SusD family nutrient uptake outer membrane protein: MNRLKYKIAVGAFGLMGLFGGTSCESFVDVVPDNVATIDHAFKLRNEAEKYLFTCYSYMPYNGATNGNIGFLAGDEMWIPYRTSIESASFEIARGNQRRANPFVDVWNGGIYVGIRHCNIFIEQLENGAVPDLGEIERRRWIGEAEFLKAYFHFYLLRMYGPIPIIDENLPIDAPEEEVNVKRRPVDEVVTYIAELLDQSAEKLPESISDRNTEMGRVTQPVAKGLKAKLLLMAASPLFNGNQDMASLRNKDGEQLFNLTYDENKWRIAADAAEEAISIAEAAGHRLYEFNEVGLAITDTTRTELSIRQAICERWNAEHVWGNSNGIAGLDLQRNAMAPLATDHNHNNARKILSAPLKIAKQFYSKNGVPIDEDKTLDFSEVDELRTATHDERFYIAEGFETARINFDREPRFYASLSFDGGKWYKYDSPTNSDEGTYTVRSKFVDYAGSNHAFHTNVTGYFIKKLVDWNQSMSSSGATYRSYDWPEIRLSDLYLMYAEALNEAEGPSATVFEYLDKIRVRAGLAGVQESWQNFSLEPDKFSTKDGLREIIHQERLIELAFEGHRLWDLKRWKKANEMLNQPIQGWNMKGETTNTYYQVNTVYSQRFVSPRDYFWPINEGSLIQNPNLVQNVGW, encoded by the coding sequence ATGAATAGACTAAAATATAAAATAGCTGTAGGTGCTTTTGGCCTTATGGGCCTGTTTGGAGGGACCTCCTGCGAAAGTTTTGTGGATGTAGTACCAGACAATGTGGCGACTATAGACCATGCCTTTAAGTTGAGAAATGAAGCAGAAAAATACTTGTTTACCTGCTATTCTTATATGCCATATAATGGGGCAACTAATGGTAATATAGGTTTCTTGGCAGGGGATGAAATGTGGATCCCTTACCGTACAAGTATAGAAAGTGCGTCTTTTGAAATTGCCCGAGGAAATCAGAGAAGGGCCAATCCTTTTGTGGACGTTTGGAATGGAGGCATTTATGTGGGAATCAGACATTGTAATATCTTCATTGAACAGTTGGAAAATGGCGCAGTTCCTGACTTGGGTGAGATTGAAAGGAGGAGATGGATTGGAGAGGCAGAGTTTTTAAAAGCCTATTTCCATTTCTATCTGCTGAGAATGTATGGACCTATTCCGATCATCGACGAAAACCTTCCAATTGATGCTCCAGAGGAGGAAGTGAATGTGAAGAGGCGCCCGGTAGACGAGGTAGTGACTTATATAGCAGAATTGCTAGACCAATCTGCAGAGAAATTGCCCGAGTCTATTTCTGATAGGAATACAGAAATGGGTAGGGTAACCCAACCGGTTGCCAAGGGTTTGAAAGCAAAGTTACTTTTGATGGCTGCAAGTCCCTTGTTTAATGGCAATCAGGATATGGCTTCCCTTAGAAATAAAGATGGAGAGCAGCTTTTTAACTTAACTTATGATGAAAATAAGTGGAGAATTGCGGCGGATGCAGCAGAAGAAGCCATTAGCATAGCGGAAGCAGCGGGTCATCGCCTATATGAATTCAACGAGGTGGGCTTAGCGATTACCGACACCACTCGTACTGAATTGAGTATCCGTCAGGCTATTTGTGAAAGGTGGAATGCAGAACATGTCTGGGGCAATTCTAACGGGATTGCTGGATTGGATTTGCAACGTAATGCCATGGCTCCTTTGGCTACAGATCATAATCACAATAATGCCAGGAAAATCCTTTCCGCACCACTGAAAATAGCCAAGCAGTTTTATTCTAAAAATGGGGTGCCAATAGATGAGGATAAAACCTTGGATTTTAGTGAGGTTGATGAACTCAGAACTGCTACCCATGATGAAAGGTTCTATATCGCGGAAGGTTTCGAAACGGCTAGGATTAATTTTGACAGAGAACCGCGATTCTATGCTTCCTTGAGCTTCGATGGGGGAAAATGGTATAAATACGACAGTCCGACCAATTCTGATGAGGGGACTTATACCGTGAGGTCGAAGTTTGTGGATTATGCAGGTAGTAACCATGCCTTTCATACAAATGTGACAGGTTATTTCATTAAAAAGCTGGTTGATTGGAATCAGTCTATGAGTAGTTCTGGAGCTACCTATAGGTCATATGATTGGCCGGAAATCCGATTATCCGACTTATATCTGATGTATGCAGAGGCACTTAATGAAGCAGAAGGTCCTTCAGCTACAGTTTTTGAGTACTTGGATAAAATCAGAGTGCGAGCTGGACTTGCTGGTGTTCAGGAATCATGGCAGAATTTTTCTTTAGAGCCAGATAAATTCTCCACCAAAGATGGATTACGAGAAATTATCCATCAGGAGAGATTGATAGAACTGGCATTTGAAGGACATCGACTTTGGGATTTGAAAAGATGGAAAAAAGCCAATGAAATGCTTAATCAGCCTATTCAAGGTTGGAATATGAAGGGAGAAACCACCAATACCTACTATCAGGTCAATACGGTTTATTCCCAGCGTTTTGTTTCACCTAGAGATTATTTTTGGCCAATTAATGAAGGATCTTTGATCCAGAATCCAAATTTGGTTCAGAATGTCGGGTGGTAA
- a CDS encoding glycoside hydrolase family 88 protein, which translates to MKKGFYGLMLSAGMLLGACGQSNNGNEKEMTSSTDKEVLNAQISKSLSRANEQYKHMMDLLPEGKFPKTYHAKSDKFEGSGSGWWCSGFYPGTLLYLDEYEKDEVLKNEAIRSLGLLEKEQFNTSTHDLGFMMYCSFGNAYRLDPKPAYKEIMIQSAQSLASRFSEKVGAIKSWDSKEGDFLVIIDNMMNLELLFWATEATGDSTYYDIAVKHADTTIKNHFREDYSSYHVINYDPETGEVNRKRTAQGYADESAWARGQAWGLYGYAVMYRATKEQKYLDQAKAIAKFILDHPNMPADKVPYWDFDAPKIPDELRDSSAGAIMAAALLELSDYVDGELAEKYNDNAQQMLTTLTTDEYIAAKGTNGGFLLKHGVGHIPENSEIDVPLTYGDYYLVEAMLRYLNK; encoded by the coding sequence ATGAAGAAGGGTTTTTATGGTCTAATGCTATCAGCAGGAATGCTGTTGGGAGCCTGTGGACAGAGTAATAATGGTAATGAGAAGGAAATGACTTCCTCAACGGATAAGGAGGTATTGAATGCTCAAATCAGTAAAAGTTTAAGCAGGGCAAATGAGCAATATAAACACATGATGGACTTGCTTCCAGAAGGTAAATTCCCGAAAACTTACCATGCTAAGTCGGACAAGTTCGAAGGGAGTGGATCAGGTTGGTGGTGCAGTGGATTTTATCCAGGAACCCTTTTGTACTTGGATGAATACGAAAAAGATGAAGTACTGAAAAATGAGGCCATTAGATCCTTGGGCTTATTGGAAAAGGAGCAATTCAATACCAGTACCCATGATCTTGGATTTATGATGTATTGTAGCTTTGGAAATGCTTATAGATTGGATCCTAAACCAGCATACAAGGAGATCATGATCCAAAGTGCCCAATCCCTTGCCAGCAGGTTCAGTGAAAAGGTGGGCGCCATCAAAAGCTGGGATTCCAAAGAAGGAGACTTTTTGGTGATCATTGATAATATGATGAACCTTGAGTTATTGTTTTGGGCTACTGAAGCTACAGGGGATTCTACCTATTATGATATCGCGGTAAAACATGCGGACACGACCATCAAAAATCATTTTAGAGAGGATTATAGCTCTTATCATGTGATCAATTATGATCCCGAGACGGGAGAGGTAAACAGGAAACGAACTGCTCAAGGATATGCGGATGAATCAGCTTGGGCTAGAGGTCAAGCATGGGGATTGTATGGTTATGCCGTGATGTACAGGGCAACTAAAGAACAGAAATACCTGGATCAGGCCAAGGCAATAGCCAAGTTTATATTAGACCACCCTAATATGCCAGCGGATAAAGTTCCTTACTGGGATTTTGATGCCCCAAAGATTCCAGATGAGTTAAGGGATTCTTCAGCAGGAGCAATTATGGCGGCTGCTTTATTGGAACTGTCAGATTATGTAGATGGAGAATTGGCTGAAAAATATAATGACAATGCCCAGCAAATGCTGACAACACTGACCACTGATGAGTATATAGCAGCTAAAGGAACCAATGGCGGCTTCTTATTGAAACATGGTGTGGGACATATTCCGGAAAATTCAGAGATCGATGTGCCATTGACCTATGGTGATTATTATTTGGTAGAGGCCATGCTGAGGTATCTTAATAAATAA
- a CDS encoding DUF4998 domain-containing protein, translating into MNKNINKYILGLSFLSMTWWSCTEMDAYKDFIPDGEKTYSGKIDSLTIIGGDHRVMVWGLFKADPKIEQARISWNAGAESITVPINRTSGVDTLKHIVEDLEENNFTFEVVTIDNEGNESVPVYATGSAYGERYRTALNHRPIATSNLTVWDSNTKLVFGEIDDTSGALYSEVAYIDAAGAEHIVKVPLDTEEVVLENYSVGEAFKVRTFYRPEAYSMDTFSTVYSTNIPKVTYMRNMQVPFEAEARSGRWGNLAHWTTNDNAKIHGGYGGWDEWNNNIFNLESGWGAPAVNNGKIYQTFDVPVGSFTFKIKDLRDTNLTENDDAYLVVVLGDELPDVENLDSAIGYTQIIAGKALGELKVDFEIEEGPVQISVGYLTTQPDGSPGRYCNIRAFDFTQH; encoded by the coding sequence ATGAATAAGAATATAAATAAATATATCCTTGGTTTATCCTTTTTGTCCATGACTTGGTGGTCATGTACAGAGATGGATGCCTATAAAGACTTTATCCCTGACGGTGAAAAAACCTATAGTGGAAAGATAGATTCCTTGACCATTATCGGAGGGGATCATAGGGTGATGGTTTGGGGACTGTTTAAAGCAGATCCTAAGATTGAGCAGGCACGAATAAGCTGGAATGCCGGAGCAGAGTCTATTACCGTTCCTATTAATAGAACTTCAGGAGTCGATACATTAAAGCATATTGTAGAAGACTTAGAAGAAAACAATTTCACATTCGAAGTAGTCACTATCGACAATGAAGGTAATGAGTCGGTACCAGTATATGCTACTGGATCTGCTTATGGAGAGCGGTATAGAACAGCATTAAATCATAGACCTATTGCTACTTCTAATCTAACGGTTTGGGATTCCAACACCAAATTGGTATTTGGTGAAATCGATGATACATCGGGAGCCCTTTACTCCGAAGTAGCGTATATTGATGCTGCGGGTGCAGAACATATTGTTAAGGTGCCACTGGATACTGAAGAAGTAGTTTTGGAAAACTATTCAGTTGGTGAGGCTTTCAAAGTAAGAACCTTTTATCGTCCAGAGGCCTATAGTATGGATACTTTTAGTACAGTTTATAGTACTAATATACCTAAGGTGACTTATATGAGGAATATGCAGGTACCGTTTGAAGCTGAGGCAAGAAGTGGAAGGTGGGGCAATCTTGCTCACTGGACAACAAATGATAATGCCAAAATTCATGGTGGATATGGTGGCTGGGATGAATGGAACAACAACATTTTTAACTTGGAATCTGGTTGGGGAGCTCCTGCAGTAAATAATGGTAAGATATATCAGACTTTTGATGTTCCTGTAGGGAGTTTTACTTTTAAAATAAAGGACCTTAGGGATACCAATTTAACTGAAAATGATGACGCTTATCTGGTAGTGGTTCTAGGTGATGAACTTCCTGATGTAGAAAACTTGGATTCGGCGATTGGCTACACTCAAATAATTGCTGGGAAAGCTTTAGGAGAGTTAAAGGTTGATTTTGAAATTGAAGAAGGCCCTGTCCAAATTTCGGTTGGATACCTTACTACCCAGCCTGACGGTTCTCCTGGAAGATATTGCAATATCCGGGCATTTGATTTTACACAACATTAG
- a CDS encoding 3-keto-disaccharide hydrolase, producing MLKLRHAAFLALILCVSCNTGSSKNKDQEQPQEEWQTLFNGKDLNGWIPKIHHHESGENYRETFRVQDGAILVKYDGYDEGFDERYGHLFYKEPFSSFHLKWKYRFTDEWLEDAPSYTYRNSGVMFHSQSPESQLKEQDWPISVEYQMLAEAKEGVPRPTGNMCSPGTEVYFEGEMDPRHCINSTSQTYQWDEWVQADLIVYEDSLVIHMVNGDTVLQYTKPQIGGGVANRFDPELKVDGKMLTAGYIGLQSEGQGVMFKDIQIMDLAKKDK from the coding sequence ATGTTAAAACTAAGACATGCTGCATTCCTTGCTTTGATCCTCTGTGTAAGTTGTAATACCGGTAGTTCAAAGAACAAAGATCAAGAACAGCCCCAAGAAGAATGGCAAACACTCTTCAATGGCAAGGACCTGAATGGCTGGATACCTAAAATCCACCACCATGAATCAGGAGAAAATTACAGGGAAACATTTAGGGTGCAGGATGGAGCTATCTTAGTAAAATATGATGGCTATGATGAAGGTTTTGACGAGCGGTATGGTCACCTTTTTTATAAAGAACCATTTTCCTCCTTTCACTTGAAGTGGAAATACCGTTTTACGGATGAATGGCTGGAAGATGCTCCTAGCTATACCTATAGAAACAGTGGTGTAATGTTCCATTCCCAGTCTCCCGAAAGTCAATTGAAAGAGCAGGATTGGCCTATCTCTGTAGAATATCAAATGTTGGCCGAAGCTAAAGAAGGAGTGCCCAGGCCCACAGGAAATATGTGTTCTCCAGGAACAGAGGTTTATTTTGAGGGAGAAATGGATCCCCGTCATTGTATCAATTCCACCTCTCAGACCTACCAATGGGATGAATGGGTCCAAGCGGATTTGATAGTTTATGAGGATTCCTTGGTCATCCATATGGTGAATGGAGATACCGTTTTACAATACACCAAGCCACAAATTGGTGGAGGAGTGGCCAACCGCTTTGATCCTGAATTAAAGGTGGATGGGAAGATGTTGACAGCAGGTTATATCGGTTTGCAGTCTGAAGGACAAGGTGTAATGTTCAAGGATATTCAAATTATGGATTTGGCCAAAAAAGATAAATAG